From the genome of Rhodobacteraceae bacterium Araon29, one region includes:
- a CDS encoding metal-dependent hydrolase: protein MKILWLGHASFRIEIADQVLLIDPWLTGNPMLPADRHEEAIKGATHILLTHGHFDHISDTLPLAKENNIPVVGQYDLIGHWMETEGIEGIGFNKGGTVMLGNVAVTMVHAVHSSTMGTAEGPKCIGSECGFMISAEDHTIYVSGDTDVMADMAIFNDLHEPDIGILASGGHFTMDMKRAGYAAAKFFNFKTIIPCHYRTFPILEQSAEELARAVPLAQVIEPEILQPITL from the coding sequence ATGAAAATACTTTGGCTTGGACATGCCTCTTTTCGCATCGAAATTGCAGACCAGGTATTATTGATTGATCCATGGCTCACCGGCAACCCCATGTTGCCTGCTGACCGGCACGAAGAGGCTATAAAAGGCGCAACGCATATTCTTTTAACCCACGGGCATTTTGATCATATTTCTGACACGCTGCCACTGGCGAAAGAAAACAACATTCCCGTTGTCGGCCAATATGATCTTATTGGCCATTGGATGGAAACAGAAGGGATAGAGGGCATCGGGTTTAATAAAGGCGGAACAGTCATGTTGGGCAATGTGGCGGTCACCATGGTGCACGCAGTGCACAGTTCCACCATGGGCACAGCTGAGGGTCCAAAATGCATCGGCAGCGAATGTGGGTTTATGATATCAGCCGAAGATCATACAATCTATGTCTCAGGCGACACCGACGTGATGGCAGATATGGCCATTTTTAATGATCTTCACGAACCCGATATAGGCATCTTGGCATCCGGGGGTCATTTTACGATGGATATGAAGCGGGCGGGGTATGCGGCGGCAAAGTTTTTTAATTTTAAAACCATCATTCCCTGCCACTACCGGACTTTTCCGATACTTGAACAATCTGCAGAAGAGCTGGCGCGCGCAGTGCCCTTAGCGCAGGTCATCGAGCCTGAAATCCTACAACCAATCACGCTATAA
- the gatC gene encoding Asp-tRNA(Asn)/Glu-tRNA(Gln) amidotransferase subunit GatC encodes MSIDTATAAKVAKLARIRVEADALPALADEFNMILGFINELNEVDVSDVEPMTSVTPQRLKRREDVITEGDQQADVLSNAPDTREGFFAVPKVVE; translated from the coding sequence ATGTCGATTGATACGGCTACAGCAGCCAAGGTTGCAAAACTTGCGCGGATCAGAGTAGAGGCGGATGCGCTTCCTGCTCTTGCGGATGAATTTAATATGATCCTTGGGTTTATCAATGAGCTTAATGAGGTCGATGTCAGCGATGTTGAACCGATGACATCAGTGACCCCGCAGCGTCTAAAGCGCCGCGAGGATGTAATTACTGAGGGCGATCAGCAAGCGGATGTGCTGTCCAATGCACCCGATACGCGAGAGGGATTTTTTGCGGTTCCAAAGGTGGTCGAATAA
- the gatA gene encoding Asp-tRNA(Asn)/Glu-tRNA(Gln) amidotransferase subunit GatA: protein MENLNSLTLAKGRDLLRSKDITSVELTEACLRAAEGSGALNAVVHHTPELALDQAAAADTRLAQSDAPSMCGLPIGIKDLFCTKGVPSQAASRILDGFRPKYESTVSQNLFDAGAVMIGKLNMDEFAMGSSNETSIYGDAVNPWKVDDKQRTPGGSSGGSAAAVAADLCLAATGTDTGGSIRQPAAFAGIVGIKPTYGRCSRWGIVAFASSLDQAGPMTKSVRDAAIMLEAMCSHDPKDSTSAELEVPNFEALLSGDIRGQKIGIPKEYRLDGMPDEIEKLWTDGAAMLRDAGAEVVDVSLPHTKYALPAYYVIAPAEASSNLARYDGVRFGRRAQLDAGDGITEMYEKSRAEGFGAEVQRRIMIGTYVLSAGFYDAYYNRARRVRALIKKDFEDVFASGVDAILTPTTPSAAFGLGDMAEVDPVQMYLNDVFTVTVNLAGLPGISVPAGLDAQGLPLGLQLIGKPWEEGDLLNTAYALESAAGFTAKPNNWWSSL, encoded by the coding sequence ATGGAAAACCTCAACAGTTTGACCCTTGCAAAGGGCCGCGATCTTTTGCGGAGCAAAGATATTACATCTGTAGAGTTAACCGAGGCCTGTTTGCGGGCCGCCGAGGGCAGCGGGGCGCTGAATGCGGTGGTTCACCATACTCCAGAGCTGGCGCTTGATCAGGCAGCTGCCGCCGATACACGTTTGGCACAGAGCGATGCTCCGTCCATGTGCGGCCTGCCGATTGGGATCAAAGATTTGTTTTGTACCAAAGGCGTGCCCAGTCAGGCCGCCAGCCGTATTCTAGACGGGTTCCGTCCCAAGTATGAAAGCACGGTGAGCCAAAACCTGTTTGACGCAGGCGCGGTCATGATCGGCAAGTTGAACATGGATGAGTTTGCCATGGGCTCTTCCAATGAAACCTCTATTTATGGCGATGCGGTCAATCCCTGGAAAGTGGATGACAAACAGCGTACCCCGGGCGGATCATCCGGGGGCTCTGCTGCCGCAGTGGCAGCAGATCTATGTTTGGCTGCCACCGGCACGGATACGGGCGGCTCAATCCGCCAACCCGCAGCCTTTGCTGGTATCGTCGGTATCAAACCAACCTATGGGCGCTGCTCACGGTGGGGAATTGTGGCGTTCGCCAGTTCGCTTGATCAGGCTGGCCCGATGACAAAATCGGTGCGCGATGCCGCGATTATGCTTGAGGCCATGTGCAGCCATGATCCCAAAGACAGCACCAGCGCCGAGTTAGAGGTGCCAAATTTTGAAGCGCTTCTCAGCGGTGATATCCGCGGTCAAAAGATCGGTATCCCCAAAGAGTATCGTTTAGATGGGATGCCGGATGAGATTGAAAAGCTATGGACAGACGGGGCTGCAATGCTGCGAGATGCCGGCGCTGAAGTGGTCGATGTCAGCCTGCCCCATACGAAATATGCGCTGCCTGCCTATTACGTGATTGCGCCTGCCGAAGCCTCATCGAATTTGGCGCGCTACGATGGCGTTCGCTTTGGACGCCGCGCGCAGCTGGATGCAGGTGATGGCATCACCGAAATGTATGAAAAGTCGCGCGCCGAAGGTTTTGGCGCTGAGGTTCAGCGGCGCATTATGATCGGGACATATGTTTTGTCAGCCGGGTTTTATGATGCTTACTATAATCGTGCGCGGCGTGTGCGGGCCTTGATCAAGAAAGACTTTGAGGATGTGTTTGCATCTGGTGTTGATGCGATTTTAACGCCAACAACGCCCTCGGCTGCGTTTGGACTTGGGGATATGGCTGAGGTTGATCCGGTTCAGATGTATCTTAACGATGTGTTTACGGTTACGGTTAATTTAGCCGGATTGCCCGGGATATCAGTACCTGCAGGGCTGGATGCACAAGGCTTGCCTTTGGGTTTGCAGCTTATCGGCAAGCCCTGGGAAGAAGGGGATTTGTTGAACACCGCTTATGCACTGGAAAGCGCTGCTGGCTTTACCGCAAAACCGAACAATTGGTGGTCATCTCTATAA
- the rpmG gene encoding 50S ribosomal protein L33, whose protein sequence is MAKPTTIKIRLNSTADTGHFYVTKKNARTMTEKMVVRKYDPVVRKHVEYKEGKIK, encoded by the coding sequence ATGGCGAAGCCGACCACAATTAAAATCCGCCTAAACTCGACCGCGGACACTGGACACTTTTATGTGACCAAGAAAAACGCGCGCACCATGACCGAAAAAATGGTGGTCCGGAAATATGATCCGGTTGTGCGTAAGCATGTCGAATATAAAGAGGGTAAAATTAAATAA
- a CDS encoding HIT domain-containing protein yields the protein MIRLCVSMSNIKRVKLNNLYDIVFMKSRADIWAAFVILGLLKMKDCIFCRIANGVEHAAVICETSELMVFADHNPIRESHVQIIPKDHIVCFEDLPKSLAGQIMFIGQKIAKAQKQIYGIERVGFIFSGHDVAHCHAHVVPLHDKDDITSRRYFASGDVRYAKRKFLAPFELAQACEKLRHALLHS from the coding sequence ATGATCCGGTTGTGCGTAAGCATGTCGAATATAAAGAGGGTAAAATTAAATAACCTTTACGACATCGTTTTTATGAAAAGCCGCGCAGACATCTGGGCGGCTTTTGTTATTTTAGGACTTCTTAAAATGAAAGATTGCATATTTTGCCGTATTGCAAATGGGGTGGAACATGCCGCTGTCATATGCGAAACCTCTGAGCTTATGGTCTTTGCCGACCATAACCCCATTCGCGAATCGCATGTTCAAATCATCCCAAAGGATCATATTGTCTGTTTTGAGGATTTGCCAAAATCACTGGCCGGCCAGATTATGTTTATCGGGCAAAAAATTGCAAAGGCCCAAAAGCAGATTTATGGTATTGAGCGCGTTGGGTTTATTTTTTCTGGACATGATGTTGCCCATTGCCATGCTCATGTCGTCCCATTGCATGATAAAGATGACATTACATCGCGGCGGTATTTTGCATCGGGGGATGTAAGATATGCAAAGCGGAAATTTTTAGCGCCATTTGAGCTTGCCCAAGCCTGTGAAAAACTTCGTCATGCACTTTTGCACTCTTAA
- a CDS encoding BAX inhibitor (BI)-1/YccA family protein, with product MAEYKTVQPAVGARAAEIDEGLRAHMNKVYSTMSIGMLITALAAWAIAGLATTTDPANAVAQVAQNGTMLTSFGAAIYISALKWVIMFAPLAMIFGLGAVMKRASASAAQLYFFVFATLMGVSLSSIFIVYTSYSIVQIFLVTAIAFAGLSLWGYTTKKDISGWGSFLMMGVIGILVASIINIFLDSGAVQFAISIIGVLVFAGLTAYDTQNIKNTYLAHAHHGDQEWLDKSAIHGALSLYMDFILMFQFLLSLMGNQE from the coding sequence ATGGCAGAATATAAAACCGTACAACCCGCAGTCGGCGCCCGCGCCGCTGAGATTGACGAGGGCCTGCGCGCCCATATGAATAAAGTCTACAGCACCATGTCCATTGGTATGTTGATCACGGCTTTGGCCGCATGGGCCATCGCAGGTTTGGCAACCACGACTGATCCGGCGAACGCCGTTGCTCAAGTTGCTCAAAACGGCACCATGCTGACATCCTTTGGTGCAGCGATTTATATCTCTGCCTTGAAGTGGGTGATTATGTTTGCACCACTGGCGATGATCTTTGGTCTTGGCGCGGTAATGAAGCGGGCCTCAGCCAGCGCAGCGCAGTTGTATTTCTTTGTGTTTGCTACTTTAATGGGAGTTTCGCTTAGCTCGATATTTATCGTCTATACGAGCTACTCAATTGTACAAATATTTCTTGTAACAGCCATTGCATTTGCTGGTCTGTCGCTTTGGGGTTACACGACAAAGAAAGACATCTCTGGATGGGGTTCTTTCCTGATGATGGGCGTGATCGGTATTTTAGTTGCATCAATTATCAACATTTTCCTTGATTCAGGTGCCGTACAATTTGCGATTTCCATTATTGGTGTGCTAGTGTTCGCCGGCCTAACCGCTTATGATACACAGAATATCAAGAATACATATCTTGCGCATGCACATCATGGTGATCAGGAATGGCTGGACAAGTCAGCAATCCATGGCGCGCTGAGCCTTTATATGGACTTCATTCTCATGTTCCAATTTCTACTGTCGCTTATGGGCAACCAAGAATAG
- a CDS encoding zinc-binding dehydrogenase, whose protein sequence is MQAIQVTQLGQNPQVSNLETPNPASGQVRLKILACGLNFADLLMIKGTYQDTPPVPFTLGLELVGIVDALGPKTTGPAIGTRVAVYSGQGGLAQYGCFDATRCLPLPEAVPTIEAAGFQIAYGTSHVALDYKARLQPGETLLVLGAAGGVGLTAVELGKLMGATVIAAARGQKRLDIAAAAGADHLIDPETTDLRKAVKALGGADVVYDPVGGDQFAAAFRACNPDGRMIVIGFASGTVPPIAANHMMVKNITVQGVNWGGYMRFKPKVLTESLKILIDWYQAGRLKPHISHILPFEQAAEGLDLLRTRKSTGKVVITL, encoded by the coding sequence ATGCAGGCAATTCAAGTCACACAGCTGGGGCAAAACCCACAGGTTAGCAACCTTGAAACTCCAAATCCGGCTTCAGGCCAAGTTCGATTAAAAATACTTGCCTGCGGCTTGAACTTTGCTGACCTTTTGATGATCAAAGGAACGTATCAGGACACCCCGCCAGTGCCTTTCACCCTCGGATTAGAATTGGTGGGTATTGTCGACGCCTTGGGACCAAAAACAACAGGGCCAGCAATTGGAACGCGGGTTGCAGTCTATAGCGGTCAGGGCGGATTGGCGCAATATGGCTGCTTTGATGCCACCCGGTGCCTGCCTTTGCCAGAGGCCGTTCCGACCATAGAAGCCGCAGGATTTCAAATTGCTTATGGGACAAGTCACGTGGCCTTGGACTACAAGGCCCGCTTGCAGCCAGGCGAAACCTTGCTTGTGCTTGGGGCGGCTGGCGGCGTCGGGCTTACGGCGGTTGAACTGGGTAAATTGATGGGCGCCACAGTTATTGCCGCGGCCCGTGGCCAAAAACGGCTAGATATCGCTGCGGCCGCCGGGGCTGATCATTTGATCGACCCAGAAACCACAGATTTGCGCAAAGCAGTCAAAGCACTTGGCGGCGCGGATGTAGTGTATGACCCCGTTGGCGGCGATCAATTCGCCGCAGCTTTTCGCGCCTGTAATCCTGATGGGCGCATGATTGTCATCGGCTTTGCCAGTGGTACAGTGCCGCCCATCGCCGCCAATCACATGATGGTAAAAAACATCACTGTTCAAGGTGTCAATTGGGGCGGATATATGCGCTTTAAACCAAAGGTCCTGACCGAGAGCCTCAAAATCCTAATAGACTGGTATCAGGCCGGGCGGCTGAAGCCGCATATCAGCCATATATTGCCCTTTGAACAGGCAGCGGAGGGTTTGGACCTGCTGCGCACGCGCAAATCTACCGGAAAAGTGGTCATTACTCTTTAA
- a CDS encoding helix-turn-helix domain-containing protein — protein sequence MAHPVDLHVGKRIRQRRWLVGMTQQQLAEQVGIKFQQIQKYETGANRVSASRLWDISEAMEVPVNFFFEGIEHEVAATGSNESVPADLMGDKEALDLVRSYYSIPENQRRRLFDLARVLSDVA from the coding sequence ATGGCGCACCCAGTTGATCTACATGTGGGTAAACGAATTCGTCAACGCCGTTGGTTGGTTGGCATGACTCAGCAGCAATTGGCTGAGCAAGTTGGTATAAAATTCCAACAAATCCAAAAATATGAAACAGGTGCGAACAGGGTCAGTGCGTCACGGCTTTGGGATATTTCGGAAGCTATGGAAGTTCCGGTAAACTTCTTTTTCGAAGGCATTGAGCACGAAGTGGCAGCTACTGGTTCTAATGAATCTGTTCCAGCGGATTTAATGGGTGACAAAGAGGCCTTGGATTTGGTTCGGTCTTATTACTCAATTCCAGAGAATCAACGCCGTCGTTTGTTTGACCTTGCACGGGTTCTGAGTGACGTTGCTTAA
- the hisN gene encoding histidinol-phosphatase has protein sequence MSMSDSLRNPISEDEQTNLIAVAHEMAEAAKVAILPYFRGSDLTLENKDAAGFDPVTAADKAAEQAMRDVLATKRPQDGIWGEEFGRSPGVSGLSWVLDPIDGTRGFISGTPTWGVLIALSDQSGPLLGIIDQPYIGERFIGGFGQAYYTGPLGQRTLAARSANRVDQATLFSTYPEIGTKKDYQGFRAVADHANLVRYGVDCYAYALLAAGQIDLVIEAGLNAYDIQAPIAVVEAAGGLVTNWQGGPAHLGGQVVACASQDLLNEVLPLLAPYAVAAK, from the coding sequence ATGAGCATGTCAGATAGCTTGCGCAATCCCATTTCTGAGGATGAACAAACAAACTTAATCGCCGTGGCCCACGAAATGGCAGAGGCTGCAAAAGTGGCCATATTACCCTATTTTAGGGGCTCTGATCTAACATTGGAAAACAAGGATGCCGCAGGTTTTGATCCTGTTACTGCTGCCGATAAGGCGGCAGAACAGGCGATGCGAGACGTTCTTGCGACAAAGCGCCCTCAAGATGGAATTTGGGGTGAAGAGTTCGGCCGATCGCCCGGGGTGTCGGGGTTAAGCTGGGTTCTTGATCCCATTGATGGCACACGTGGGTTTATCAGCGGCACCCCCACATGGGGGGTCCTAATCGCTCTTTCCGATCAGTCCGGCCCGCTTTTGGGCATTATAGATCAGCCTTACATTGGCGAGCGGTTTATTGGCGGGTTTGGCCAAGCTTACTATACTGGCCCTTTGGGGCAGCGTACTCTGGCGGCGCGGTCAGCGAATAGGGTGGATCAAGCAACGCTGTTTTCAACATACCCTGAGATCGGCACCAAAAAGGATTACCAAGGGTTTCGCGCTGTGGCCGATCACGCCAATTTAGTGCGCTATGGCGTTGATTGCTACGCCTATGCCTTGCTGGCCGCTGGGCAGATTGATTTGGTGATTGAAGCGGGTCTAAACGCCTATGATATTCAGGCACCGATCGCGGTCGTTGAGGCGGCAGGTGGATTGGTGACGAATTGGCAAGGCGGCCCTGCGCATCTTGGCGGTCAGGTGGTGGCTTGCGCCAGTCAAGATTTGCTCAACGAAGTTCTGCCGTTACTTGCGCCCTATGCGGTTGCGGCCAAATAA
- a CDS encoding 8-oxoguanine deaminase, whose product MQDLIVQNADHILTMDDQRLELRGADIRIRGGQIIELGQNLAVKNGDELVDARGCVITPGLVNTHHHLYQTLTRAVPKAQNALLFGWLQTLYPIWARFGPDEMRVSAMVGLAELALSGCTLSSDHLYLYPNGARLDDTIEAAHEVGIRLFATRGSMSIGESDGGLPPDDLVEKEDDILKDCIRVIDRFHDRDPSALIRVGIAPCSPFSVSRDLMREAALLARDKSVHLHTHLAENQEDIDYSLEKFGCRPGQYAQDLGWVGPDVWHAHCVKLDASEQALFAETKTGVAHCPCSNCRLGSGIAPIRQMRDRGVPVGLGVDGSASNDSSNLILEARQAMLLQRVAFGADAMSAREALELATRGGADILGRPECGRLAPGKRADLAIWDVSGLETAGSWDPAALLLAGPMTVKHLFVEGQQIIRDHAFTKLDLPAVIAEQNRLARNLM is encoded by the coding sequence ATGCAAGATCTCATCGTTCAAAATGCTGATCACATCCTAACGATGGATGACCAGCGCCTAGAATTGCGCGGCGCTGACATCCGTATTCGGGGCGGCCAAATCATCGAATTGGGTCAGAATCTTGCGGTGAAAAACGGCGATGAGCTTGTTGATGCGCGCGGCTGTGTGATTACACCGGGGTTGGTCAACACGCACCATCATCTGTATCAAACCCTGACCCGCGCTGTACCCAAGGCGCAGAATGCTTTGCTTTTTGGATGGCTGCAAACGCTCTATCCGATCTGGGCGCGTTTTGGTCCGGATGAAATGCGCGTATCCGCTATGGTGGGCTTAGCTGAATTGGCCCTATCTGGCTGTACGCTTAGCTCGGATCATCTTTATCTTTATCCAAACGGCGCGCGGCTTGATGATACCATCGAGGCCGCGCATGAGGTTGGTATCCGGCTTTTTGCCACCCGTGGTTCCATGAGCATCGGCGAAAGCGATGGTGGTTTGCCGCCTGATGATCTGGTTGAGAAAGAAGACGACATCCTAAAAGACTGTATCCGTGTGATTGATCGCTTTCATGACCGTGATCCGTCCGCGCTTATTCGGGTTGGTATCGCACCGTGTTCGCCCTTTTCGGTCAGCCGCGATTTGATGCGCGAGGCGGCGCTGTTGGCGCGTGATAAGTCGGTTCATCTGCATACGCATCTGGCCGAAAACCAAGAGGATATTGATTACTCATTAGAAAAATTCGGCTGTCGCCCGGGGCAATATGCACAGGATTTAGGCTGGGTTGGCCCAGATGTCTGGCACGCGCATTGTGTCAAACTTGACGCCTCAGAGCAGGCGCTTTTTGCAGAAACCAAAACGGGCGTGGCCCATTGTCCTTGCTCAAATTGCCGATTGGGATCAGGCATCGCGCCGATTAGGCAGATGCGAGATCGCGGGGTGCCCGTTGGTTTGGGCGTTGATGGATCTGCCAGCAATGACAGCAGCAATTTAATTCTTGAAGCGCGCCAAGCGATGTTGCTGCAGCGTGTGGCGTTTGGTGCCGATGCGATGTCGGCCCGCGAAGCATTGGAACTGGCCACCCGTGGAGGCGCCGATATTTTGGGCCGGCCGGAATGCGGTAGGCTTGCACCGGGCAAACGCGCCGATCTGGCCATATGGGATGTCTCAGGCTTAGAGACTGCCGGAAGCTGGGACCCGGCAGCGCTTTTGCTCGCCGGCCCTATGACAGTGAAACATCTCTTTGTGGAAGGACAGCAGATTATCCGCGATCATGCCTTTACAAAGCTTGACTTGCCAGCCGTTATTGCCGAGCAAAACCGGTTGGCACGAAACCTGATGTGA
- a CDS encoding methyltransferase domain-containing protein: MKTYHQDGNHRKSAFSGLQKDYEAARPQYPLAALELIKQHCPIPHLICDIGCGTGKLTRQLGALFPNTKILGFDINADMVSAAKNAGNAGICYAVCPAEDLPLAEQSADIITVAQAVHWFEGPPFLGKPCGLYPQAACFS, from the coding sequence ATGAAAACGTATCACCAAGACGGCAACCACAGAAAAAGCGCCTTTTCCGGATTGCAGAAGGACTATGAAGCTGCGCGGCCACAGTATCCCCTAGCCGCGTTAGAGCTTATAAAACAGCATTGCCCGATACCACACCTGATTTGCGATATCGGTTGCGGCACGGGAAAATTGACGCGGCAACTTGGCGCATTGTTTCCAAATACCAAAATTTTGGGGTTTGATATCAACGCAGACATGGTTTCCGCCGCTAAAAATGCAGGTAACGCTGGAATATGCTATGCAGTTTGCCCTGCCGAAGACCTTCCTCTTGCTGAGCAGAGCGCAGATATCATAACTGTCGCGCAAGCGGTACATTGGTTTGAAGGGCCGCCTTTTTTAGGGAAGCCTTGCGGGCTTTATCCCCAAGCGGCGTGCTTTTCCTGA
- the guaD gene encoding guanine deaminase yields the protein MAASTCDILLLGQTLRFVDNPFEQGGEAATQTDSKGGILIRAGKIKAIGAGDELRAAHPRAEVIDYGDKLLVAGFVDAHVHYPQTAIIASWGKRLIDWLNTYTFPEEMRFDDPHYAATIAERYLDLALSHGTTALSSYCTISPVSVSALFEAAAKRGLCVVAGKTCMDRNAPEGLCDTPQAAYDDSKALLQKYHGKDRLNYAITPRFSPTSSPEQLAALGALWAEHPECLMQTHLSEQVDEIEWVRALFPKARDYLDTYERYGLLGERGVYGHAIHLEPREKDRLKEVGAALVHCPTSNAFIGSGLFDMGGLMAAGQRIGLATDTGGGSSFSMLRTMASAYEIGQLNGTVLHPAELMWLATAGSAKALHLDPQIGTLDPGKFADIVVLDLQSTPAISQRAVRADDLWSALFPTIMMGDDRAIHAVWVQGNLVKTPT from the coding sequence ATGGCTGCAAGCACCTGCGACATACTTTTGCTCGGGCAAACCCTGCGCTTCGTGGATAACCCGTTTGAACAAGGCGGAGAGGCTGCCACGCAAACCGACAGTAAGGGCGGTATTTTAATCCGTGCGGGAAAAATTAAAGCCATCGGCGCTGGCGATGAATTACGCGCGGCTCACCCCCGGGCCGAGGTCATCGATTACGGCGACAAACTGCTGGTTGCGGGATTTGTCGATGCCCATGTGCATTATCCGCAAACAGCCATCATCGCCAGTTGGGGCAAGCGGCTGATTGACTGGCTGAATACCTATACATTTCCGGAAGAAATGCGCTTTGATGATCCGCACTATGCCGCCACAATTGCCGAACGTTATCTGGATTTAGCACTGTCCCATGGCACCACCGCCCTTTCCAGCTACTGCACCATCAGCCCGGTCAGCGTCAGCGCGCTCTTCGAGGCTGCCGCCAAACGCGGTTTGTGTGTGGTTGCGGGTAAAACCTGCATGGACCGAAATGCCCCCGAAGGCCTGTGTGACACGCCGCAAGCAGCTTATGATGACAGCAAAGCATTACTGCAGAAATATCATGGCAAAGACCGGTTGAACTATGCCATCACGCCACGGTTTTCCCCCACCTCTTCACCCGAACAGCTTGCCGCTTTGGGTGCGCTTTGGGCAGAGCACCCCGAATGCCTTATGCAAACCCACCTGAGCGAGCAAGTCGATGAGATCGAATGGGTGCGGGCATTGTTTCCAAAGGCCCGCGATTATCTGGACACTTATGAACGTTACGGCCTTCTGGGTGAGCGCGGCGTTTATGGCCATGCGATCCATCTTGAGCCACGCGAAAAAGATCGCCTAAAAGAAGTTGGCGCGGCGCTGGTGCATTGCCCGACATCGAATGCTTTCATTGGCTCAGGCCTCTTTGACATGGGTGGGCTTATGGCGGCAGGTCAGCGCATTGGACTGGCCACCGACACTGGCGGCGGGTCCAGTTTTTCGATGCTGCGCACCATGGCTAGCGCCTATGAGATTGGCCAGTTAAACGGCACCGTGCTGCATCCTGCCGAACTGATGTGGCTAGCCACTGCGGGATCGGCCAAAGCCCTGCACCTTGATCCGCAAATCGGCACACTTGATCCGGGTAAGTTTGCAGATATCGTGGTGTTGGATCTGCAATCAACTCCGGCAATTTCTCAACGAGCAGTTCGAGCCGATGACCTATGGAGCGCATTGTTCCCAACCATTATGATGGGCGACGACCGCGCCATTCACGCGGTTTGGGTGCAGGGAAATTTGGTAAAGACGCCCACATAG